The following nucleotide sequence is from Pseudomonas putida S13.1.2.
AGCGGTCCGACGGCCCGTTCCAGCTGGCCGCCAGTGGCACCTCGGCCAAGGCCGGGAAAAACTCGCCAAGGGTTTCGCCCAGCAATGGCCGGTACGGCGACGGCTGGTCGAATACTGGCAGCATGCGCCCGCCATAGGCAAACGTGTTGCCGCCCTTGCCAAGCATCAGCCGGCCATCAGAGGTGTTGTGGTAGTAATGCACGAAAATACGCGAGTCGAGCACGCTGATGCCGCTGTCCAGACCGATCTGGCTTAGCAGTTCGGGGCACGGTTCGGTAATGACCATGTCGCTGGAAACGATCGCCACGCTGCGCTCGAACTGCGGGAAGGCACGCGCCATCCAGGCATTGAGGCCCAGCACCACGCGGTCGGCGCGCACTGTGCCATGAGCGGTGCGTACCTGCACCGGGGCACCGTGCTCCAGGCCGGTCATGGCTGTGCCTTCATGAATGCGCACGCCGCGCTGCAAGGCCACCCGGCGCAGGCCGCGCACCAGCTTGCCCGGCTGCACCGTGGCGGCAGCCGGCGAGAACCAGCCCTCCAGGTGCCGCGACGAACCCGCCAGACGCTGCACCTGCTCCAGCGGCAGGCGGTGGAAAGAGTTGATCCCCTTGTGCTCCAGCGCGGCGATGACCGCATCGGTGGCGCCGACCTGGGCCGTGTTGGTGGCGGTATACAACGTGCCGTCCAGCCGATAGTCGCAGTCGATGCCATTGGCCGCGCAGAACGCGCCGATGTCCCCGATGCTGCGCTCTGACTCGCGCACCAGGCGCACCGCCTCGGCCATGCCGAACAGGCGCTCGAGGGTGAAGTACTTGGCCGACCAGGACAACGCGCAGCCACCATTGCGGCCACTGGCACCGGCGCCACAGATGTCGGCCTCGATCAGCACCACATCCAGGGCCGGTACCGCCTCCTTGAGCATCAGCGCCGTCCACAGGCCGGTGTAGCCACCGCCGACAATGCACGCATCGCAACCGGTATCGCCCTGCAGCGGCGGGCACACCGCTTCTTGCGCCGAATCCAGGGCCTGTTGCAGCCAGAAGGGTCTCATTCGCTTGCTTTCCTTTCAGGTACGCAGTGGCTTGATTGCCATGCTGGTATTCGGTGCCACGTCGGTGCTTTGTGCATCACTGGCCGGGCGGCTGTTCCAGTGCGGCAGCAGTACCAGCGCCGAGAACAGCGCGCAGCCGGCGAACACAATGAACACCGTGACGCCATCGAAGTAGCCCGGTAGCAGACCGCCCAGCACCGCCCCCACCGAGCCGCAGCCATTGACGAAACCGGCGGCGGTGGCACCGGCCTTGGCAGTGCCGAAGTCGATGGCCGCAGCGCCGCTGATCATTGAGTCGGGCCCGTACAGGGTCAGGCCCATGACAAACAGCAATGCCACCACCAGCATCACGTTGCCGGTGTGCATGGCCGCCATGAACCCGGCCAGCGCCACCGTCAGCAGCACCAGGCTGATGACACAGGCCGGCATGCGCCGGGCGCCGAACAGCTTGTCGGAGGCCAGGCCGATGAGGATCGGGCCGAGCAGCCCGGCCAGCTCGAAGGCAGTCGGGATGATCGCTGCGCCAACCTTGCCCACAGAAGGCATCTGCTCGAAGACGATCACCGGTCCCCACAGCAGGATGGCGTAGCGCGCCGGCTTCAACAGGAAGTACGCAAGCCCCAAAGTCAGCACCGTGCGGTTGCGCAGGATCTCCCTCAGCGGCGCCCACACGCTGCACAGGTTGTCGGCCGGGGCCATGCTCTGCGGCTCGGGCTCCACAGCCGGCAGGCCGACATCCTCAGGCTTGTTGCGCTGCAGGAAGAAGAACAGCACGGCCACCAACGCCACCACGGCGGCACTGGAGAAGAACGCTGCGTGCCAGGTGCCCACCAGGGTATAGGCCCACCAACCTGCGAACGGTGAGGCTACAAGGCCACCGAAGGCATAGCAGGAACTCCACAGGCCCAGCACCCGCCCACGCTGAGAGGCCGGGAAAAAGCTGCCGATGTTCTTGCACAACCCGGCCCAGCCGGTGGACTGCGCCAGGCCCTGCACCAGCATGCAGCTGGCAAAGATCGGGAAGGTGGCGTAACTGCCCATCACCACGGCGGCCACTGCAGAAATCAGCAACCCGCCAAGCACCACCACACGGGGGCCGAAGCGGTCGGCGAGCATGCCCCAGGTGAACTGGCCCACGGCGTAGGCGGCCAGGTAGATGGCGTCGAGGTTGGCCATGGCGGCCTTGTCGAGCATGAAGCTTGGGTCTTCAGCGATGCCCAGCTTGGCTACCGAGAAGGCTTTGCGGGTGAAATAGAAGGCGGCGTAGGCCAGCCAGGTGATGGCGAAAATCTGGATGCGCCAGCGTTTGAACGCGGCTAGGGATTGATTCATGTGAGTCTGACCTCTTGCTCAAGTGTGCCGGCAGAATGTGAAGAAACGCCTGTCTTGTTCTTGTGGTACGCACAGCGATGACGAGGCTGTCATCGGGTCAGATGGCACCGTGTGGGTACCATGGCCCAGGCGGCATTCGTGGTGCCAGCATCGGGCTGACATCTATGGAAACAGTTGCGCTAAGATAAATAAAATCGATTTATCGTATTACACACATAAGCCAAGCTTGTTACTGAGGTCAGCCATGTCGGTTTCCCACGCACAACTCAAGGCCTTCCATGCGGTGGCCGTGCACGGCAGCTTTACCCGCGCTGCGCAAAAGCTGTTCCTGACCCAGCCAGCGGTGTCGGACCAGGTGCGCAAACTGGAGGAGCGCTTCGGCGTATTGCTGTTCCACCGCAACAAGCGTTCGGTGCAGCTCACCGACCTTGGCGAGCGCCTGCTGGGCATCAGCCAGCGGCTGTTCGCCTGCGAGGCCGAGGCGCAGGAGCTGCTGCACGATTCGCGCGCGCTGCACACCGGCAGCCTGGTGCTGGCAGTGGATGCCCCGGTGCACGTGCTGCCGCAGATCGCCCGCTTCTGCCAGCGCTACCCGGGCATCCAGGTGAAGATCGAAACGGGCAATACCGACGAGTCGCTTGCGCGGCTGTTCAGCTATCAGGCCGACCTGGCCTTGCTCGGCCGGGATGTCGACGATGAGCGCCTGCATTGCCTGCCGCTGCGCCGCGACCCGATGGTGGCGTTTGTTTCGCACCACCACCCGTGGGCCAGCCGTGGTTCGATCAGCCTGGCAGACCTTGATGACATGCCACTGGTGCTGCGCGAGCCCGGTTCGGTGACGCGACAGACGCTGGAAGAAGAGATGCAGCGCGCGGGTTTGCGGATTCGCCCGGCGATACAGGTGGAGGGCCGGGAAGCGGCGCGTGAGGCGGTGGTGGTAGGGATTGGCGTGGGGGTGGTATCGGCGGCGGAGTTTGGCGCCGATGCGCGGGTGTGTGCGTTACCGATTGTGGATTGCCAGCGGCATTTGACCGAGACGCTGGTGTGCCTGAGCGAGCAGCGCACGCGGCGTGTCGTGGCGACCTTTTTGCAGATGGTAGAAGAAGGGTTGTAAGCCTGTACCGGCCCTTGTGCTGCGAAGAGGCCAATACAAGCCATGCAGCTATGCTGGGATAACCTCAACCCACGAAACAACCACCATGCTCTACCGCCTGGCCGCCGACACCCTGGTCCTGCTGCACCTGGCCTTCATCCTGCTGGTGCTGTTCGGCGGCCTGCTGGTGCTCAAGTGGCGCCCTGCCCTGTTCATCCATCTGCCGGTCCTGGCCTGGGGCCTGGCGGTGGAATACCTGCACCTGGGCTGCCCGCTCACCACCTGGGAAAACCGCATGCGCAGCGCCGCAGGTGACGCAGGCTACCAGGCCGGCTTTGTCGAACACTACATCTGGCCACTGATCTACCCCGCCGGGCTGACACCGCACACTCAATTACTGTTGGGCAGCATCGTGCTGCTGCTCAACCTGGGCATCTACAGCTATGTGGCCTGGCGCTGGCACCGCCCTAGCGGGTAGCGACCACGAACAACCGGGGGAACGGCAGCAGCACCTTGCCATCGGTAGCCGGCGGGTAGTCGCGCTGCATGGCCTGCAAGTACATCTGCAGGAAGTCAGCCTGCTCCTGCTCATCAAGCCTGGCCAGGTAAGGCCGCAACGCCGAACCCTTGAACCACTCCACCACCGCTTCGGCACCGCCCGCCAAAGGGTGGTGATAGGTGGTGCGCCACACATCCACCCGCGCACACAGCGGGCTGAGCAAGTCGTAGTAGAACGCCGCACCGTGCCGTGGCGGCAACTGGAAATCGGCGAATTTCGCCGCCCAAGGGCCTTGGCTGGCAATCTCGCGCAACTGCCGATGGGCCGGTTCGTCAAGGTTGTCGGGGGTCTGCACGGCCAGGCTGGCGCCTTCACTCAACTGGCGCACCAGGTGCGGGTACAGCGAGGCGTGGTCAGGTACCCATTGCAGCGAGGCATTGGCCAGGATCAGGTCCTGCGGCTCGGGGGCAGACCAGCCGGCAATGTCGGCGATGACTGTACGTACCCGTGGGATGCACAGCCGTTTGCGCTCGCGGGCCTTGTCGATCATGTCCGGGTCGCTGTCCAGCGCGGTCACCTGGGCATCGGGGTAGCGTTGCAGCAACACCTCGGTGGAATTGCCCGGGCCGCAGCCCAGGTCGGTGGCATGGCGCACCGGGCGTGGCGGGATGGCGGCGAGCAGGTCGCGCACCGCGCGGGTGCGTTCGTCTTCGAACAGGGAATACTGGTTGGCGGACCAGGCCATGTGGGGCTCCTTTTGGGCGGGCAATGTGCCTAGCATATGCCATCTGTCGACTGTGAGGGCCCTATCGCCGGCAAGCCAGCTCCCACAGGGACAGTGCAACACTTGAAGGCGATGATGCCCTTGTGGGAGCTGGCTTGCCGGCGATGAGGCCTTGACCCGTTTTCAGAAGTCCCAGCGGGTAGTTACCATGAGGTTGCGTGGCTCGCCGTAATAGCCACTGTAGAACGTGGTATCCAGCGCACTGAGGTACTTCTTGTCGAACAGGTTGTTGACGTTCAGCGTGGTGGAAAGCTGGTCGGTGATCTGGTAGCGGCCCATGAGGTTGAACACGGCGAACTGCCCTTGCTTGGCCTTGACCGTACCCAGTTCGGCAGGCGCGGCGGTGAAGTGCGTGCCGCTCTGCCAGTTCATGCCGCCACCCACGGTCAGGCGGTCCAGCTCGCCCGGCAGGCGGTACGTGGTCCACAGCTTGACCATGTTGGCCGGAAACACGGTGTTGATGCGCTCGCCGTCGGCATCCTTGATGATGCTGTGGTTGTAGCTGGC
It contains:
- a CDS encoding FAD-dependent oxidoreductase, translating into MRPFWLQQALDSAQEAVCPPLQGDTGCDACIVGGGYTGLWTALMLKEAVPALDVVLIEADICGAGASGRNGGCALSWSAKYFTLERLFGMAEAVRLVRESERSIGDIGAFCAANGIDCDYRLDGTLYTATNTAQVGATDAVIAALEHKGINSFHRLPLEQVQRLAGSSRHLEGWFSPAAATVQPGKLVRGLRRVALQRGVRIHEGTAMTGLEHGAPVQVRTAHGTVRADRVVLGLNAWMARAFPQFERSVAIVSSDMVITEPCPELLSQIGLDSGISVLDSRIFVHYYHNTSDGRLMLGKGGNTFAYGGRMLPVFDQPSPYRPLLGETLGEFFPALAEVPLAASWNGPSDRSVTGLPFFGRLDGQGNVFYGFGYSGSGVGPCHMGGQILSSLALGLDNPWTRSPLVKGPLGLFPPEPIRYLGSLMVRNAIRRKERAEDHGLRPRRLDVRLARFAAAAGKADKG
- a CDS encoding MFS transporter, with product MNQSLAAFKRWRIQIFAITWLAYAAFYFTRKAFSVAKLGIAEDPSFMLDKAAMANLDAIYLAAYAVGQFTWGMLADRFGPRVVVLGGLLISAVAAVVMGSYATFPIFASCMLVQGLAQSTGWAGLCKNIGSFFPASQRGRVLGLWSSCYAFGGLVASPFAGWWAYTLVGTWHAAFFSSAAVVALVAVLFFFLQRNKPEDVGLPAVEPEPQSMAPADNLCSVWAPLREILRNRTVLTLGLAYFLLKPARYAILLWGPVIVFEQMPSVGKVGAAIIPTAFELAGLLGPILIGLASDKLFGARRMPACVISLVLLTVALAGFMAAMHTGNVMLVVALLFVMGLTLYGPDSMISGAAAIDFGTAKAGATAAGFVNGCGSVGAVLGGLLPGYFDGVTVFIVFAGCALFSALVLLPHWNSRPASDAQSTDVAPNTSMAIKPLRT
- a CDS encoding LysR substrate-binding domain-containing protein; the protein is MSVSHAQLKAFHAVAVHGSFTRAAQKLFLTQPAVSDQVRKLEERFGVLLFHRNKRSVQLTDLGERLLGISQRLFACEAEAQELLHDSRALHTGSLVLAVDAPVHVLPQIARFCQRYPGIQVKIETGNTDESLARLFSYQADLALLGRDVDDERLHCLPLRRDPMVAFVSHHHPWASRGSISLADLDDMPLVLREPGSVTRQTLEEEMQRAGLRIRPAIQVEGREAAREAVVVGIGVGVVSAAEFGADARVCALPIVDCQRHLTETLVCLSEQRTRRVVATFLQMVEEGL
- a CDS encoding DUF2784 domain-containing protein, yielding MLYRLAADTLVLLHLAFILLVLFGGLLVLKWRPALFIHLPVLAWGLAVEYLHLGCPLTTWENRMRSAAGDAGYQAGFVEHYIWPLIYPAGLTPHTQLLLGSIVLLLNLGIYSYVAWRWHRPSG
- the tam gene encoding trans-aconitate 2-methyltransferase, whose amino-acid sequence is MAWSANQYSLFEDERTRAVRDLLAAIPPRPVRHATDLGCGPGNSTEVLLQRYPDAQVTALDSDPDMIDKARERKRLCIPRVRTVIADIAGWSAPEPQDLILANASLQWVPDHASLYPHLVRQLSEGASLAVQTPDNLDEPAHRQLREIASQGPWAAKFADFQLPPRHGAAFYYDLLSPLCARVDVWRTTYHHPLAGGAEAVVEWFKGSALRPYLARLDEQEQADFLQMYLQAMQRDYPPATDGKVLLPFPRLFVVATR